The following is a genomic window from Phaseolus vulgaris cultivar G19833 chromosome 6, P. vulgaris v2.0, whole genome shotgun sequence.
TCAAGATGCTCTAAGATTAGTTCCAATAGGTAAGTATGGGCTTTCCAAATTGAGGGTCACAAGTTGAAACCTTCCATGGACATGGAAGtatgtatataaataaagaGGCAGAGAGAAGAAACACTACCAACCAATATGTGGCccaatgaaaatttaaaatatattaaactcaACAAGTAGTAGGTAATTAGTATTAGTATATatctaattttagttttaaaactCTTTTAGAAGCATACACATTCATGCACACTTACAACCTTAATGACAAACAGGGATATATCCTTCTGACAGAACAAACAATCTGGTAAGTTATGTTTAAGACTAGTATATTTCTCTGTATATACATTATGTACttcttttattatttgtaaGACAAGATTCACATTTTTAACTTTCCTTTCTACTTTTATAGAATATTTGAGATTTTTGGATTGTATTTTGGAAGAGACAATATGTATATATGGTAGAGTCAAACAAAAAGGAAACATCCTAGGTCATTTTCGTGTAATCTCTCCTCACATTCACAACTACTTTAATTAGTACACATTCTAAGCACACACATGTCCATCACTGAACAAACCAACGTTGGTGTGTGGATGCTGAGAGAGACAAATAGATAAAACAATTCACTTTTCTCTACCTTGTTTCTAATGTGACACAATTTTTATGGACCACACTACCGTACAAGTTGTCTTAGAGAAGGattctgttttattttattaattataaaacatgtattaaattaaaataaataaccgAATTGAAGTACGTTTTGTGTGGTGTTCTACGTTAGTTTGTCTGAATCACATGCAACGTATATATGAAGAAGCTCCCATGGCCATGGGGAGCAAAAACATCTAGCATAATCAGAAATAGGACCAAAATCAGTATAAAGTGGCTACCTGAGAATTATTTAATTAGGAAACTGCAATAACAGTGTTTTGAATgataggagagagaaagtgagagTTAAAAAGATACAATGGAGAGAGAGTGTGTATCCTTTCTAGACTAATTATTATTCTTTGCGGTCTTTAACTACTATATTACTCTACTCAAACAATTTCTCAATAGACCATGATGGGAATTTAGGGTTTGTTTGTGTTAGGCTTCTAGGGTTTGTGTTATGTATAGTTGTATACTCCATAGTATTTCCATATCTAACATACTTTTTATTAAAAGCTTAAAATTTTCCATTTATTGTAGATGAGCATATCTGATAGATGTGTATAGTGATGAGGTTTGTTAATCTACCTACCGACCCAAAACTAATGAGTGTTTGTCCTATCTACAGAGAGAAGTGATTTGTGGCATATAAATTGAAAgataagaaaaatgaagaaagaaatgaaTGATTGATATTAAAAATTACCATCCATGGATCTCAAGTGGCCAATTGCTTGAGGGACTTGGGAGGGTGATGAGGGCCCTTGAGttggttcttcttcttctttttcttggtgTAAGGGATCCCTCTTGCCTTTGCTTGACACTCCTTCACCTCACGGAGGTACACGCGAATGGCACCGCTGCCAAAGGGATTAGTCTCCGGGGACCCTCCGTGCTCCTCGTAGGCCGCCCTAAGCCGTCCGATGAGCGCATCCAGACTCCCCCATGCCTGTCTGAGAGGACAGGTGCATGGCGCCGGCGGATCGGGCTGCCCGAAGAAGATGCAACCGTGGAGATGGACCTTCGTTTTTCCAAATTGGTCGAGGTAGCGAAGGAACTCCAGCACGTGGTTGAAGTTGCACAGGGAAAGTGAAACTGGGGGTGTCTGGTTCTTCAGGTACTGTCCGAAGGTGTTCCAGTCTCGGCGCTTCTGCGATTCGTAGCGGCTGAGAGGGGCCGGCACCGGCTGCTGCTGATGGCGATGATCAGAGGCAGCAGCCACAGCCCTTGACGATGAGGCTGATTCGTTGTGCATTTCCGCGGACATGGTGACTGGAAATTGGAATTGGTAGCAGTGGAAGGAGAAATATGAGACAggaggtggaagaagaagaagaagaggtgAAAGAAAAGAATGTGTTAGTGCAGTGGAGAAAGATGAAAATCACATCTTGGGGTCTTTTGAGAGGACATGTTATGGGCCCTATTTGAAGGTGCTTTTGTTCCCCTTTTCCTACTCCTTCTCTCTCTCATATTTCTATCTCCACTTTTTACCTATTTGCACTAACTTTTATATCTATgtctatatatatttatataccttcattttttaatatacaaaacaaagcaaaatatatatatcttGATTTTTTAACAGAAAAAAGAGCAATATGTATTGCATCAATCataatatgattattttttcagCATGCAATATCTTAAACTTaatcatatattaattttgtttatgaaaTTATTCTTGTCCTTCGCCAACAAATTTTCTTATAAGATGAAACACAGATTTTGGATGTCCCAAAAGTTCCACATCGTATATGAGTGCCTAATATGATGATTGATAATCATTTTGTAGCATGCATAATGAGCTGGTATATGCTATAAATAATGAAAACCCTGTATAATTACTTTAGTGTTTTTGTCTAATTCAAAAGAAGCCAATTAGAATTAGTGTGTTACCGTGAGTCGGTGCTTAGGTGCTTGTAGTCCAAGTATGTCTGATTTGATTTAGTCCACTACTAATCAACTTGGTTATCCATAATCATCAGTGCTTTGTGAGCTAATGAGATTACATGGATTGTTTTCTATGAGATTCTGTTCTGTTCTTTATATTTGTTCATATGCAAAGGTGATTATGACTCATGTAAGAACATGTGTGTGTAATATTAATTGGTTTGGAATTTCTTTGGCTTTACACAATAATTGCAATCTTCTATTCAAATTCTTAGGTCTTTGGCTACTGCATTAATTCAAAACTATTGTGTGAGAAACAATTAAGCAAAGGGGAATATGAGCAGCCTATTTTGATTTGATACAAATACAAAATATCCCGTGATAAATTCCTAAAGTATGGTCATTTAGTTCATACTAtaagtgaatattttttttattcttctgtTGGATAAACGGACCATTTagtccaattaaaaaaaattaaaatatattaaagttgAACTTGCTTCTTAAGCTATGTTTTGTATGAACTTTTTATTAACAACAGATCTGTTGTATGAACTTCTAATGATAAACATTAAGATTCATATATGATAAGACAatctaataatataataatttgataAAGTTTGAGTTACTTAAAAAGAGATGATCTTGTAGTTTCTTATGCTAAAAATACTTTTgagacaaatattttaatttatgaaaactaattattttttgtgatAAAGAAATATCTAGATTATCTTTGTTTTATATGAAGACTAGACTGTCATATTTTAACAATTGAGATAAGATTGAGGATTAGACTGTCTTTACTAATTACACCTTATACCCTTAATAGATTgaccttttattattatttctttatatatgatttttatgtTCAAAGAGATGTTAAATATGATGGTTTATACTATAAAGATCAAGAAGTTTATAggtaaaaaaaacttcaaacatTTGAAGCATCAATATGAGAGTTTTGTTGAAAGAACATTCAAGACATCAAAAGTTATCTTTTATTCATACTTGTAGAGGTAGTTACTTGAGCATTAGAAGgagaaaacacattttttttgtcACTCTTAGATGATGTTCTTTATGTAATTTGAGAAAAACAAACTCATGTTAAACTTTGAGACTCAAATGCAAAGATATAATCTTTATTATGGATTCCTCATATCCTTAATCTTGAGCCACAAGCCTTTAGTTGTTCTGTTTGTGTACATAGCCATAAgaatcatcaaagtaaacttaaTACATGTGCACCACAATATACTTCTGTTAGCTAATCCTATTTTCAAAATGAATATAGGTACTATAATCCTACAAGTCAATAGTTACTtgtaactttatatatatatatatatatatatatatatatatatatatatatatatatattgtatctGAATCTAATCCTTATtgtttaaaagaaatttttataCCTTCTATTTAGGGCAGAGTCctcatgaaaaatatatattacatggtgcttagaaaattaaaaatttaatcaatttcttttattaaaaatctaaaaaatattgtgacggtgttattttttataaaagtcgaATAAAGTAGTCAAATAATACATGTCTTACCTATAATACATACATGGAAAACGTTTAATATGGGTTGTGGTCAACTATATTATTTTATCGAAAAAGATTGATAAATCAACTTTAGGATTTAGATGTTGGATATAGATATGACAAGGTTACTTAGATTTCTCATGTTGACTCACTCAtacaataaagaagaaaaaaaggatGATAGATATGTTTtccaatacattttttttaatatgacaTCCAATTCAATTAAGTGTTCCGTAGGATTATATTTACTCTAATACCATGACATGTTAAAATAGAGTATGTgaaaaagtatatatttttatactttattttatacataTGTGTAGATTGTTGATGGACATTatgtaaaatatgaaatattatatttaaggaaaacaaaatttctaccataaatatttttttattaataataaataaataaatttcagatATTTAAGAGatgtctatttttttataaaaaaattaactattaattatttagatgTAAAATAGTTGGTCgactaattaaattaattataatgtcattttaaaaatcacaaaaaatatCGTAATATAAAGTATATACAACTCATGCTAACACCATTGAGAAATAGAATATATGGTCTGACTATGACCACGGAAGAGAGAATTTGATATAAGGTTCTCAATtctaatttgttttcttttttgtcAATAACTGTTATTTTGTAAGAGACACTTAATGTAATTAGCTAAGTATATAAAAAACTGACAAAGTATATTGAAGTCCAATATCTCTTTTATACTGTATATTCACAAAGTctctttttaataaataaattgatataatatttagttaacattaatttttttagcaGTCATTGTGAATGCTGATTTAGAAAAAAATCCAAATCAAGGtaaagatttataaaataatgttttataaccTTAATACCTTAAATGCTTCCAATAACTAAAGTCATCCAATGAAAcattagttaaaaaataattatttttgggtGCATCTTTTAAGTATAAAGATAACgagatatttatattatatttattaaaatgtctGTTGTAAATTTTTTGAAGGAGGGAAAATCTTAAAAAAGTTGCTCAATAAATGTTTCTACAATCAAACATTCATATTGGTTGAAATAATTCTCAAAAACTTAACTATTGGTTTACGAGAGTTatataaaacttattttaaaatactaagtGTCTTAATTTTAGGTTTATTGAGATAAAATGTTTATGATTAATCATTATGCATgagttattaaattatttttttaaaaggtgtaTCGaggatttaagaaaaaaaaatattttaaattatttttaacctcGATTTCTAAGCTATTTAAGACTATTGAATACATCATAACAAACCACTTATCGATGTATTAGGAGAACGGATATTCGCCTTTGATAACACAGTGCACTTGCTGTAGAAAGTTATTAAGTTTTTAGCGTCGCTCTTGCAGAACATGTTTGAGTTGttgattatatttttctaaatattctcaatatttttattattttaatttgtttttattgtgtttatatttgttactgtttttattttattttgttttatttacagatttgtttttatttttgtttactttattacagattttattttattttacagaTCGTTCTAAAAAGAAAGTTTTTGTTCTTATTCTTGTTCTTTTTCTTTacagtatttattttattttattttgttttttaatatttaatttaattttagtttttattttt
Proteins encoded in this region:
- the LOC137832496 gene encoding protein LIGHT-DEPENDENT SHORT HYPOCOTYLS 10-like, with protein sequence MSAEMHNESASSSRAVAAASDHRHQQQPVPAPLSRYESQKRRDWNTFGQYLKNQTPPVSLSLCNFNHVLEFLRYLDQFGKTKVHLHGCIFFGQPDPPAPCTCPLRQAWGSLDALIGRLRAAYEEHGGSPETNPFGSGAIRVYLREVKECQAKARGIPYTKKKKKKNQLKGPHHPPKSLKQLAT